The following are encoded together in the Glycine max cultivar Williams 82 chromosome 8, Glycine_max_v4.0, whole genome shotgun sequence genome:
- the LOC100778388 gene encoding potassium transporter 7: MANPKTKSHHSLGGEDDLDSTESRWVFQEDEEDPSEIEDFDAADLRHQAMFDSDDEDNAEQRLVRTGPRIDSFDVEALEVPGAHRNDYEDVSVGKGIVLAFQTLGVVFGDVGTSPLYTFSVMFRKAPINGNEDILGALSLVLYTLILIPLVKYVLVVLWANDDGEGGTFALYSLICRNAKVSLLPNQLRSDARISGFRLKVPSAELERSLKIKERLETSVTLKKILLLFVLAGISMVMANGVVTPAMSVLSSLNGLKVGVDAIKQDEVVMISVACLVILFSVQKYGTSKVGLAVGPALFIWFCSLAGIGIYNLVKYDSSVLRAFNPIHIYYFFARNPTKAWYSLGGCLLCATGSEAMFADLCYFSVRSVQLTFVFLVLPCLLLGYLGQAAYLMENHADAGNAFYSSVPSGAFWPTFLVANIAALIASRAMTTATFSCIKQSAALGCFPRLKIIHTSRKFMGQIYIPVINWFLLAVSLVLVCSISSIDEIGNAYGIAELGVMMMTTILVTLVMLLIWQIHIIVVLSFAVVFLGLELTFFSSVLWSVTDGSWIILVFAVIMFFIMFVWNYGSKLKYETEVKQKLSMDLMQELGCNLGTIRAPGIGLLYNELVKGIPGIFGHFLTTLPAIHSMIIFVSIKYVPVPMVPQSERFLFRRVCQRSYHIFRCIARYGYKDVRKENHQTFEQLLMESLEKFIRREAQERSLESEGDDDTDSEDEYSGSRVLIAPNGSVYSLGVPLLADFNDTTIPIPNFEASTSEETNLESPKPAVVDAEQSLERELSFIRKAKESGVVYLLGHGDIRARKDSWFIKKLIINYFYAFLRKNCRRGITNLSVPHSHLMQVGMTYMV, from the exons ATGGCAAACCCTAAAACGAAAAGTCACCATTCGCTAGGCGGCGAGGACGATCTCGACTCGACCGAATCGCGGTGGGTCTTCCAGGAGGACGAGGAGGATCCCTCCGAGATCGAGGATTTCGACGCCGCCGATTTGCGCCACCAGGCCATGTTTGATTCCGACGACGAGGACAATGCTGAACAGAGACTCGTCCGCACCGGTCCCCGTATCGATTCCTTCGACGTCGAAGCCCTCGAGGTTCCCGGCGCTCACAGAAACGACTACGAG GATGTTAGTGTGGGAAAAGGAATTGTCTTAGCTTTTCAAACTCTCGGTGTTGTGTTTGGCGATGTTGGAACAAGTCCTTTGTATACCTTCAGTGTTATGTTTAGGAAGGCTCCTATTAATGGAAATGAAGATATTCTCGGAGCCTTGTCGCTTGTTTTGTACACTTTAATCCTGATTCCGTTAGTGAAGTACGTCCTTGTTGTTCTGTGGGCCAATGATGACGGGGAAG GTGGTACGTTTGCATTGTACTCGTTGATTTGTCGAAATGCTAAGGTGAGTCTTCTTCCCAATCAGTTGCGATCGGATGCCCGAATATCAGGCTTTAGGCTAAAGGTGCCATCTGCCGAGCTTGAAAGGTCTTTAAAAATCAAGGAAAGACTAGAGACTTCAGTGACTCTGAAGAAGATTCTACTATTATTTGTTCTTGCTGGTATTTCCATGGTGATGGCTAACGGGGTTGTTACACCAGCAATGTCAG TACTATCATCTCTTAATGGTTTGAAAGTTGGGGTAGATGCAATTAAGCAAG ATGAAGTGGTGATGATTTCTGTTGCCTGCCTTGTCATTTTGTTCAGTGTACAGAAGTATGGAACAAGTAAAGTGGGGCTTGCTGTAGGACCTGCTTTGTTTATATGGTTTTGTTCTCTTGCGGGCATTGGTATATACAACCTTGTCAAATATGACAGCAGTGTCTTGAGGGCATTTAATCctattcatatatattatttctttgcAAGGAATCCAACCAAGGCATGGTATTCTCTTGGGGGCTGTCTTCTGTGTGCAACTG GCTCTGAGGCTATGTTTGCAGATCTTTGCTATTTCTCTGTACGATCAGTTCAG CTTACATTTGTATTTCTTGTTTTACCGTGCCTACTGTTGGGTTATTTGGGTCAAGCTGCATACCTTATGGAAAACCATGCTGATGCTGGTAATGCCTTTTATTCTTCTGTTCCAA GTGGTGCATTCTGGCCAACTTTCCTCGTTGCTAACATTGCTGCATTAATTGCAAGTCGTGCTATGACAACAGCCACATTTTCTTGTATAAAACAGTCAGCTGCACTTGGTTGTTTCCCTCgtcttaaaataattcataccTCTCGGAAATTCATGGGCCAGATCTATATTCCTGTCATAAACTGGTTTCTCTTGGCTGTTTCTTTGGTGCTTGTCTGTTCTATATCCAGCATTGATGAGATTGGAAATGCATATG GCATTGCTGAGCTGGGGGTGATGATGATGACCACTATTTTAGTAACTCTTGTTATGCTTCTTATATGGCAGATACACATCATTGTAGTGCTGAGTTTTGCGGTAGTCTTCCTGGGATTGGAGTTGACTTTCTTTTCATCAGTTTTGTGGAGTGTAACAGATGGAAGTTGGATTATATTGGTCTTTGctgtaataatgttttttataatgtttgtaTGGAATTATGGGAGCAAGCTCAAGTATGAAACTGAAGTAAAGCAAAAGCTGTCAATGGATTTGATGCAAGAATTAGGCTGCAATCTTGGGACAATACGAGCTCCTGGGATTGGTTTGCTCTATAATGAGTTGGTAAAAGGAATTCCAGGCATTTTTGGGCATTTTCTAACCACACTTCCAGCAATACACTCTATGATCATATTTGTGAGTATTAAGTATGTTCCAGTTCCCATGGTGCCTCAAAGTGAAAGGTTCCTTTTTCGGCGAGTTTGCCAGAGAAGCTATCATATATTTCGCTGTATTGCCAG GTATGGTTACAAAGATGTTCGCAAAGAAAATCACCAAACTTTTGAGCAACTGCTGATGGAGAGCCTAGAGAAGTTTATACGTCGTGAGGCTCAAGAGAGGTCGCTTGAGAGTGAAGGGGATGACGATACTGACTCTGAGGATGAGTACTCTGGTTCTAGGGTTCTCATAGCTCCCAATGGGAGTGTTTATTCACTTGGTGTTCCTCTTCTGGCTGATTTTAATGATACAACCATACCCATACCCAATTTTGAAGCAAGCACATCGGAGGAGACAAACCTTGAATCTCCTAAGCCCGCAGTGGTTGATGCTGAGCAGAGTCTTGAAAGAGAGCTATCTTTTATACGCAAGGCTAAAGAATCTGGAGTTGTTTATCTTCTTGGTCACGGAGATATAAGAGCAAGAAAAGACTCATGGTTTATCAAGAAGCtaattataaactatttttatgcCTTTCTGAGAAAGAATTGCCGAAGGGGGATCACAAATTTAAGTGTACCCCATTCACATTTGATGCAGGTTGGCATGACCTACATGGTTTGA
- the LOC100778928 gene encoding serine/arginine-rich splicing factor SC35 — protein MSHFGRSGPPDISDTYSLLVLNITFRTTADDLFPLFDKYGKVVDIFIPKDRRTGESRGFAFVRYKYADEAQKAVERLDGRMVDGREITVQFAKYGPNAERIHKGRIIETSPRSRRSRSRSPRKRHRDDYKDRDYRRRSRSRSYDRYERDRHRGRDKDYRRRSRSRSASLDYKGRGRGRYDDERNSRSRSRSVDSGSPARRSPSPRRSPSPQRSTSPQRSPSPRKSPRGESPANRSRDGRSPTPRSVSPRGRPDASRSPSPRNSNGDE, from the exons atgtcTCACTTCGGACGTTCGGGTCCCCCAGACATTTCCGACACTTACTCTCTTCTCGTTCTCAACATCACCTTCC GTACCACCGCCGACGACCTATTCCCTCTCTTCGACAAGTACGGGAAGGTCGTCGACATCTTCATCCCCAAGGATCGAAG AACTGGTGAGTCAAGGGGTTTTGCATTCGTGCGTTACAAGTATGCTGATGAGGCTCAGAAGGCCGTTGAGAGGCTCGACG GGAGAATGGTTGATGGTCGTGAAATAACCGTCCAGTTTGCGAAATATGGGCCTAATGCTGAGAGGAT TCACAAAGGAAGGATTATTGAAACATCCCCGAGATCAAGGCGATCAAGGAGCCGTAGCCCAAGGAAAAG GCATCGTGATGATTACAAAGATCGAGATTATAGGAGGCGAAGTCGCAGCAGAAGTTATGATAGGTATGAACGTGACAGGCACCGTGGGAGAGACAAAGATTATCGTCGCAGAAGCAGGAGCCGTAGTGCCAGTCTTGATTACAAGGGTCGTGGTAGGGGACGCTATGATGATGAGCGTAATAGTAGAAGCCGGAGCAGATCAGTTGATAG CGGCTCCCCTGCACGGCGCAGTCCTAGTCCTCGAAGGAGTCCTTCCCCTCAGAGGAGCACTTCCCCTCAAAGGAGTCCTTCCCCTAGGAAGAGTCCACGGGGTGAAAGTCCTGCAAATCGTAGCCGCGATGGGCGTTCTCCTACCCCTCGCAGTGTCTCACCACGCGGTCGCCCTGATGCTTCTCGAAGCCCTTCCCCTCGAAATTCAAATGGGGAT GAATAA
- the LOC100798244 gene encoding heavy metal-associated isoprenylated plant protein 28, with translation MEVVELKVEMVCIHEKRLRKCLSKLKGIEKVEVDTNCQKVVVTGYTHKNKILKAVRRGGLKADFWSAQNELLNAYVSSNYANFRFNPFNFF, from the exons ATGGAG GTTGTTGAGTTAAAAGTGGAGATGGTTTGCATACATGAGAAAAGACTAAGGAAATGCCTCTCAAAATTAAAAG GGATAGAAAAAGTGGAAGTGGATACTAATTGCCAGAAAGTAGTAGTGACTGGATACACACACAAGAACAAAATCCTAAAAGCAGTTAGGAGAGGGGGTCTCAAAGCTGACTTCTGGTCTGCTCAGAATGAGTTGCTCAATGCTTATGTCAGCTCCAATTATGCCAACTTTAGATTCAACCCCTTCAACTTCTTCTAA
- the LOC100779456 gene encoding uncharacterized protein isoform X2 — protein MERSDDESDGDGLQSRLSPEASPHQSRLRRRRHLLQSLPRRRPSPLHQAPPPTSPNLGERGRRCHHRRRPRSLREAPGRGRSEIRRIARSTTHRRTRKHHKYHHHHHHLEVFELHMEELRAKQEEIEKRDEDIKLLEAIIRTLGGKESLSTSQ, from the exons ATGGAGCGGAGCGATGACGAATCTGACGGAGATGGCCTCCAATCTCGACTCTCTCCAGAAGCTTCTCCTCACCAAAGCCGTCTTCGTCGACGACGACACCTTCTCCAAAGCCTCCCTCGCCGCCGACCAAGCCCGCTCCATCAAgctcctccaccaacgagtccaAACCTTGGAGAGAGAGGTCGACGCTGCCATCACCGCCGCCGCCCGCGCTCGCTCCGAGAAGCGCCAGGCCGAGGCCGCTCAGAAATCCGCCGAATCGCGCGCTCAACAACTCACCGCCGAACTCGAAAACACCACaagtatcatcatcatcatcatcatttag aGGTGTTTGAGTTGCACATGGAAGAGCTGCGTGCGAAGCAAGAAGAGATCGAGAAGCGTGACGAGGACATTAAACTTCTGGAAGCTATAATTCGAACGCTTGGAGGAAAGGAATCGCTCTCTACGTCTCAGTAG
- the LOC100779456 gene encoding uncharacterized protein isoform X1, translating to MLGSETMGESEKGERWSGAMTNLTEMASNLDSLQKLLLTKAVFVDDDTFSKASLAADQARSIKLLHQRVQTLEREVDAAITAAARARSEKRQAEAAQKSAESRAQQLTAELENTTKVFELHMEELRAKQEEIEKRDEDIKLLEAIIRTLGGKESLSTSQ from the exons ATGTTGGGCAGTGAGACGATGGGGGAGAGCGAGAAAGGAGAGCGATGGAGCGGAGCGATGACGAATCTGACGGAGATGGCCTCCAATCTCGACTCTCTCCAGAAGCTTCTCCTCACCAAAGCCGTCTTCGTCGACGACGACACCTTCTCCAAAGCCTCCCTCGCCGCCGACCAAGCCCGCTCCATCAAgctcctccaccaacgagtccaAACCTTGGAGAGAGAGGTCGACGCTGCCATCACCGCCGCCGCCCGCGCTCGCTCCGAGAAGCGCCAGGCCGAGGCCGCTCAGAAATCCGCCGAATCGCGCGCTCAACAACTCACCGCCGAACTCGAAAACACCACaa aGGTGTTTGAGTTGCACATGGAAGAGCTGCGTGCGAAGCAAGAAGAGATCGAGAAGCGTGACGAGGACATTAAACTTCTGGAAGCTATAATTCGAACGCTTGGAGGAAAGGAATCGCTCTCTACGTCTCAGTAG
- the LOC100779998 gene encoding ribosomal protein L32-like → MAARLAIERSTRWRLSSVLGFNRWIQSVPQSPPLAGSIDLGVRSPQPVLPEFSPPSFSYGSSMELMAVPKRKVSPHKRGIRNGPKALKPIPVIVLCKSCGRARLPHFFCCGGKPNQGNTGEQKGSTS, encoded by the exons ATGGCAGCGAGACTCGCGATTGAGAGGAGCACCAGATGGAGATTGAGCAGCGTTTTAGGGTTCAATAGGTGGATTCAGTCGGTGCCCCAATCTCCTCCTTTAGCTGGAAGCATTGATCTTGGGGTTCGGTCGCCGCAACCCGTTTTGCCCGAGTTTTCCCCCCCAAGTTTCTCTTATGGGAGCTCCATGGAGCTCATGGCTGTCCCAAAACGCAAG GTTTCTCCCCATAAAAGAGGAATAAGGAATGGACCAAAAGCTCTAAAACCTATTCCTGTGATTGTCCTATGCAA GAGTTGTGGTCGTGCTAGGCTTCCACACTTCTTTTGTTGTGGTGGGAAACCAAATCAGGGTAATACTGGTGAACAGAAAGGTAGTACAAGCTAA